From a region of the [Eubacterium] eligens ATCC 27750 genome:
- a CDS encoding ABC transporter ATP-binding protein — translation MYVLNANHISKSYKTAGETMRILQNVNLQVMKGEMVAIMGPSGSGKTTLLHVLTGVDTPDDGEIVIGGETFSELTEEEKAFFRRKHMGMIFQDFQLLESLTVKENILLPLILERKEADIQQERFSRIAYVLGIEKLADKGITEISGGQKQRVAIGRALINEPDIIFGDEPTGSLDRKTTGDVMRCMKQMNQRSGISFLLVTHDAYTASFCDRVLFLQDGNLAKEVKKENTADNFREDIWKTLCGLGGGKDDLF, via the coding sequence ATGTATGTATTAAATGCAAATCATATTTCAAAAAGTTATAAAACTGCAGGAGAAACTATGCGGATTTTGCAGAATGTGAATCTGCAAGTTATGAAAGGAGAAATGGTTGCTATTATGGGACCATCCGGCAGTGGAAAGACTACTCTGCTCCATGTGCTGACCGGGGTTGACACACCGGACGATGGAGAAATCGTAATAGGAGGAGAAACGTTTTCAGAGCTTACGGAAGAAGAGAAGGCATTTTTTCGCAGAAAGCATATGGGAATGATTTTTCAGGATTTCCAGCTTTTGGAGAGTTTGACAGTAAAAGAAAATATATTGTTACCACTCATTCTTGAACGAAAAGAAGCAGACATCCAGCAAGAGCGTTTTTCAAGAATAGCGTATGTGCTCGGCATTGAAAAATTAGCTGACAAAGGAATTACGGAAATATCGGGAGGTCAGAAACAGAGAGTTGCGATTGGCAGGGCGCTGATCAATGAACCGGATATTATTTTTGGAGATGAGCCAACAGGAAGCCTTGACCGAAAGACCACCGGGGATGTGATGCGATGTATGAAACAGATGAATCAACGGTCTGGCATCAGCTTTCTGCTTGTAACACATGATGCTTATACGGCATCCTTTTGTGACCGGGTACTTTTTCTACAGGATGGGAATCTGGCAAAAGAAGTAAAGAAAGAGAACACTGCC